Within Macaca nemestrina isolate mMacNem1 chromosome 12, mMacNem.hap1, whole genome shotgun sequence, the genomic segment TACATTCCACAGTGACTGTGTAAGGGCAGCTCAGCCTCAGGAAAGTCCCCAGGTGGAGAGGTAGTCGTACTCGGCCCTTCACCACCCCTGCCTGGGCCCAGGCTCACTCCCCATGTCCTCAGCACACTCTGGGGACACGGCATCCAGGCAGGTGACCTGAGGAGGGGGAACATGCAGGAGGCTGTGCGCAGCTGAGCTGAGTTCTGCAGGTGAAATGGAAGCACCCACCCTGTGGCCCCAGGTGACCTCAAATGGTGACCAGCAAGGCAGGTGCCCCACCACCTGTGTCCCTCACAGAGCAGCAAGCTGACCTCACTTCACACTGTGCCGCTGACCTGGCCACatgaaagagacagaaattaCCAATGTTTTTGTAATTAGCACTCTCTTCTCATAGGCCATCAGATCCACGCATTTCTTCACTTCCATCTTGGCTGCAACAGCTTCCAGAGGTGCCTTAAATTTGGCAAGTTGGAACTTGAACACAGGTTTTCCAGCTAATAAGAAGCCTGCGATTTCAGAACCAACAGCTTGGCAGACCACTGCATTTGCTggagcaaaagaataaaaatataatttatgtaagGAAATCAGTGTTTCTCCCATGCCTCCCTGATGTTAGACCAGACAGGAACCCCAGGCTTTTAGGCTTCTGGTCAATAACTATGCCAATGACGTCAGACATGGGAGGTTGTGACTTccttgaggtcacacagcaaaggGAAGAGCTAGAACTGGAAAACGAACTTCCTGATCACTCAttcagtctttgtttttttttttaagcacaccCATGACTTTCCGAAGCTTCTCTGGATGGATGGCCAACGTTCTTTTTTCTAGATTTGAAAATAATCACTTTTCTCTGCCAGTTAAGTGACACTTTATTAGTCTTAGACATTGGTGAAGAGGAGGTTTTGGGTAATCAAATTTTGAAGTGAATGGTAGAGTCAGAATCCTATCGGAAATTAGAGAAATGAGTAAatctggaaaagaagaagttaaaattattaaaatgatgaaGGTGATGCTTTGAGAATAAGTTGTGGGATTTAGGCTTATGTGATCCAATATAGACAGAGCTAAAAggtaaacaaattaaaacaaaatcaaataatgtgaatataaaataaaataatgtgaatCGGTTTTAACACACATTAGAAGCTTATACAGGAAATTGTACTTGGCCCATATTCTGCAGCAATGTCTAGAATATTTACAGAGGATGAcaggagggaactgaggctcatACTGAGGCTCATTCCTGCTCCCACTGGGAATTTTGGAAAGATCTGGAGTAATCATTTCGCTTGGTCTGGAATCTCCATTCCCCTAAGTCTTTTGCAAACATCGTGCAACCAGAAAGTGCCCCACGAGGCTCAACATGACCCCTGACTACGCGACTTCCAACTGTGGGAAGAATTTGGAGAGGGTAGGATCAGGGGTGTCACAGGGAAATGGGAGAAgttcagaaaggaagaagaaagagaagaatcagaATCTGGATCGGTCCTGACAGGGGAAAGGAAAGTACCCAAATGAACTGTGGAAAAAACAGCCAGAATTAGCAtcagaatttctattttagaaaaatagaagTTCTGATGCTAACCACTGCAGTATTTCTACCACCATTACTGGTAGGACCCCTGGAAGATACACTGAGTACTGCTTATTCTAAGAGTTCATTTGCAGGCTTCTTATTGAGAGAATCAGAAAGCACCGTCTCTTCTTGGACTGAGAGTTCTCCAAGGATCCTTCCAGATGTAACATTTTATGAGTCTGAATTTACAATGTAAGAAGCTGTGAGCTCAATTGGTACCTAAAGGTCTGGGGAGGAGAATGTCTGATGGTACAGTGATCGCCTTCACATCCACAGATAGACCCTTGGCACAATAATCCCACTCCATTCCCGTTGCCACTCCCGGCAGAAGCTCTAAGCACCAGTGATAGGAGGAGGTGCGGGGAGGGTGAGCATCTTGCCCACAGTGAAAGGGCTGAGAAGTGGCTGAGCCCAGAGTCACCCCAGACCTCATATTACATCATCTGACACGGATCCCAACCAGGAGTGAAGTTCAGGCAGGATTCCTAACATTTGCCTGCACTGATTTTCTGCAAAACTTCCTAGGTGCTGGGGATTTGATGAAATGAGGCCTGAGCTTTATGAGCAGTTCCTTCAACAAGCACAGGATAAGGTTTGGAATTTTGGTTTGTTCCAGACCCCAACCTTAACCCGAATAGGTGACCTCGTGCTCAGAGAAGGGTGTGTCCCAGGGGCTGGTGCTGGACTCATGACTGATATACTCACCCCGGTAGCAGCAAAGGGCCAGCGTGAGCAGCACGAGACACACCAACAGCCTCATGGTGGCTTATTCTGCTGTGAGCTCAGCTTTAACCAATGATGAGTGATTTAGACTCAACCCCAGGAACCTGTGGAGCCGTGGAGCCCAGGGCTATTTGTACCTAAGGAGCTTGGCTGGTCCTGCCCACGTGGGCATCTGGCAGGTGATGAGGCCTGGCTTCCAGCCCTCCCTTCCTAGCCAGGGCTGCTGCCATCCATCAGTGTCACATCCCCATGCCTCCCTGCACCCTGAGTGGGGCGGAGCACAGGAGGGCAGCCCTGCAGGAACTCGGCTGTGTGCTCCAGGTGAGTGTCCAGGTGCCTCTGGCCATGTTCCCCGGAACCTCAGTTTGCTTTTGGGCTTTTGAGGATTATCTCTCTGTTCTTTATGTCAGTGCGAGGGTAAAGGTGAGTTCTCACTTCAGGAGGACAGAAACCGGGGTGCAGGAAGCTAGGGGCTGTGGTTTGGTTGTAGGACAGCAGGCATGGAAGAGACCCCACGTTGACCTCCGCTGCATGTCTGACAATCAGCCACATGTGTTTCAGCTGCACACAGATCAGGTTTGAACCAGACCTATCCTCCCACTCGGCCCCTTCCATCACCACCATCTTTACCATATAGGTACCTAAAACGTAGCTGAATACACTCCACCTTTGGAGGATTTCCTTGGGGAAAACAACCGCTCCCCCGTCCTCTACCCTGTCTCACTCCAAGATCTGTGTCTTTGTTTATGGGTGGAGTTGTGAATATAGCCCAGGTTCAAATTTTCTGTCTACTGAAAGCAAGCCTCCCGTGACCTCTAGCCACCCATATCTCCTCACAGGGCTGATGTGATGATTAAATTGCCCAATTCTTTTTACCCAAGGAGCTTCTGGGGTGTCTGGAGGCAAACAGGCATCAGAGACACTGGTCTTCACTTCTAGGCAGGGACGATAATGGAAAGGAAGAGACGGATGAACGGGGTGGGAGGTCACTTCCCTctaacccttgggctcaagtgttccACTTCTAACCTAGCTCTGCTGCCTGGGCCATCTCATTGTTGATGGAAAGCGAAGGCCACCCCCAGCAAAGGCAATAGACACCCTTCTGGCTTCCAACCCTCCCTTCCTAGCCAGGGCTGCTGCCATCCATCAGTGTCACGTCCCCATGCCTCCCTGCATCCCGAGTGGGGCGGAAAACAGGAGGGCAGCCCTGCAGAGGAACTCTGCTCTATGCTCCAGGTGAGTGTCCAGGTGCCAGAGTACTCACTGGGGTGAGTACATGTCATGAGTCCAGCACCAGCCCCTGGCACTGCCCTTCCACTGCAGTGCCACCATTTGGTGAGTAGGAAATCACCGGAAATGTGTCTCTTAAGTGAACACACATTTGAGAAGAGTCACAGCCCAGGACGGAGTTTTCCATTCTCAGCTGTGCAATCAAATCACTTGGAGCTCTTAAAATATACTGACCTCCCCAGTCTTCCCTCTCTGAGGATTTTGATTCCATAGTTCCAGGGCGAGGTCCCATTCCTCTTCTGTTTAAACTGCTCTGGTGGGTCTGATGGGCagcagggctgagaaccactCAGAAAGACCTTTATGAAGGAAGGGGACCTTATGGTCTGTGTCATCAGAGACACCTTGGCAGGCCTGGCTGAGTCCCAGCTGAGGGCGACAATGGCTCTCACTTCCATCACCCAAAATGGTGGGGAAGCCCCTgatgccacctctgcctccaactCTAAGGAGTGGGAAGGTCCAGTGGCGAAGCTCACAGCTAGGAGGGTTCAGATCCATGTCTATGGGCTATTGAACCCTATGAAAATTACTGTTTATGTAAACTCAACTTTATCATTTGTAAAAGTAGGTTAAAAATGGTGCCTACATCATTGGGTTGATAGATGTtcaaatgagtgtgtgtgtgtgtgtgtgtgtgtgtgtgtgtgtgtataaaatttaCCAAggtctggccaggcacagtggctcacacctatggttccagcactttgggaggctgaggcgagtgggtcacctgaggtcaggagtttgagaccagcctggctaacatgatgaaaccccatctctactaaaaatacaaaaaattagctgggcatggtggcatgtgcctatagtcccagctacttaggaggctgaggcaagagaatcacttgaacctgggaggcagagttgtggtgcactgagatggcgccattgcactctagcctgggcaacaagagcaaaactctgtctcaaaaaaaaaaaaaaaaaaaaaaaattaacaaggtcTGACATGTagtaaactctcaataaatgttgactaCTATTATCTTGTCCCACCTGTCATACATGTCATGGATTGCTACCAGTTCCTAGTTTAAAGCACAACCAaccctcaaaaaaaaatcactgattttCAGAACTACAAGTCATGGGCCACATAAGGACATACTAGTTAACATCAGACCCCACATACGACAGGGGTCCCCtaaaattataatactgtatttttactgcacCTTTTCTGTTTCGAtatgcttagatacacaaatacttgtcATTGtattacaactgcctacagtgttcagaacagtaacatgctgtacaggtttgtggcCCAGGAGCAATAGGCTTACCTCTTAATAGCtgaggtgtgtagtaggctatgccatctaggtttgtataactgcactctatgatgttcacacaatgacaattGCCtacgcatttctcagaatgtgtcccAGTCACTAAGAGACACACAGTTGTCTAAGGAAACCTAGATATACCCCCACTATCTGAAATAAATTAAGGAAACCCAGCTCATGGTCTCTGAGACCACAGAACCAGGGACAGGAATTTAGGTTCTCACAGATGACAAATGGGTGAGGAATTTTCCACATCTGTTGAACAGAACTTGTCCTGACGTGGGCTTGGCCTTCATCTATATATTCCATTAGGAGGGATGTGTATATCTGAAAGAGGATTGCTGCCCACATACTTTTATCATTCATGTAGCTCTTAACACCTGCTCCgggttttttttagttttcataggTGGTACTTTTTATGACTGCTCTACTCCTTCCCTGGTTGGCTTAAAATCTTCTCatctcggctgggtgcggtggctcatacctgtaatcccagcactttgggaggtcaaggcaggtggatcatttgaggccaggagtttgagaccagcctgggcaacacacaagaccttgtctctacaaacaattttaaaatttagccaggcatggtggtgggtgcctgtattcacagtactcaagaggctgaggtgggaggattgcatgaccccaggagtttcaggctacagtgagccctgattatgccactgcactctagcccaggcaacagagcaagaacttgtctctaaaaatgtgaaataaaataaaataaacgtttttaatgcaaaaataagtatgtgaagcgagggatgtgttaattaatttgattgtaTTTGATATATGCATTGTAaacatacatcaaaacatcatattgtgtgccataaaaatatacaattttaggtcaggtgcagtggctcatgcctataatcccagcactttgggagactgagctgggcagattacctgaggtcaggagtttgagaccagcctgaccaacatggcaaaaacttgtctctactaaaaatacaaaaatcaaccaggttTGGTgctgtgtgtctgtaatcccagctgtttgggaggctgaggcgagagaatggcttggacctgggaggcagagattgcagtgagccaagatcgtgccactgcactccagcctggatgacagagtgagactctgtctcaaaaaaaaaattatatatatataaaatatatataatatatattatattagcACTGTAATATAGTGctatataaatgcaaatatttatatatttatatagatatatatctaaatatttatatatctatatagatgtatatctaaatatttatatatctatctatatatctaatatagtgctaaataaatgctatatatgcaaatattttatatataatatataaaaatatatattatatataaaaatgtatatatatacacacacaattatttgtcaatttaaaataaaaaaattgtatggAGAGAAACATGATGTCAACAATATTCTCTTCAAACAGAGGGCAAAATCCATATTAAAAGATAAATCCATGAACATAAATTGGTCATTATTTATAGATAGTTATTCAACTATCAGGGAAATCTAAGACAATCTACTAGAAAAACTCTCAATATTGATTTGCCACCACAGCTGCCAGCATGCATGCACATGAGCACAGACCCTGCTGCCACTGCCCTGATGAAGTGCTTTGGCAGAGTGTTGTTGCCAGCAGACTGGGAACACCTCCACCTGACCAGCACAGCAGGTGCTTAACCTCAaggggccagagaacaaagccatGGGCCTGGAACCAGGCCTCCAGGGTTAGAGCAAGCAGCCCAGGAGTGCTGAACTGAACTGAACCTTGGCCTTCTGAAGtcttccagaaacaaagccagtcAATGAACCCACCTGATACCACAGTCAAACCCTCAAGggcatcaaagaatataaaagaaaaaaaaaacgggctgggcatggtggctcacacctgtaatcccagcactttgggaggccgaggtggacagatcacaaggtcaagagatcgagaccatcctggccaacatggtgaaacttcgtctctaataaaaatacaaaaattagctgggcatggtggtgcgtgcctgtagtcccagttactcgggaggccaaggcccaTCCAAgggacagcaacttcaaagattaaaagAGCATCACtacacacagatgagaaagaatcagcacaaaactctggcaactcaaaaagccagagtgtcatcttacttccaaatgaccacactagttccccagcaatggttcttaatcagctcaaatggctgaaatgacagacacagaattcagaatctggatagGAACGAAGATCAATGACATTCAGGAGAAGGCCAAAACCCAATTCAAGGAATCTAAGGAATCCAACAAAATGATACaagagctgaaagacaaaatactcatttttaagaaagaaccaaactgatctgatagagctgaaaaactcactacaaAAATTGTGTAATACAATTGGAAGTATTAACAACAGAATacaccaagctgaggaaagaatctcagatctCAAAGAATGATTCTTCAAatcaactcagtcagacaaaaataaagtcagacaaaaataaagaaaaaggaataaaaaagaatgaacaaaacctctaagaaatatgggattatgtaaaaagaccaaatgcACAACTCATTGGCATCCCCTGAAAGAAAGGGGGAgagagcaagcaacttggaaaacatttttttttttttttgagacagagtctcactctgttgtccaggctggagtgtgacagcatgatctcagctcactgcaacctccgcctcccgggttcaagcgattctcctgccttagcctcctgcgtagctgggattacaggcacctgccaccactcctggctaattgttttttgtatttttaatagagatgggttttaccatgttggccaggctggtcttgaactcccgacctcaagtgatccacccacctcatcctcccaaagtgctgggattacgggcatgagccaccatgcctggctggaaaacatatttgaggatattctCCACAAAAATTTCCGCAACCTTTCTAAAGAGGTCaacattgaaattcaggaaatgcagggAACTCCTGTTAGATGATAGTATACAAGgtgaccatccccaagacacataatcgtcagattaaCCAAGGTTAACATGGAAGAATaaaaaggcagctagagagaaggggcaggtcattAACAAAGGGAACCTCATCAAGCTAACAGTGTACCTTTCAGCaaaaactctataagccagaaaagACTAGGGACTTATGTTcagaattcttaaagaaaataaatcccaaccaagaatttcatacccagccaaactaagtttcataagtgaaggagaaataagatcctttccAGACAAGTATCTGCTAAGGAAATTTAGTACCATGAGACCTGCCTTAACGGAACGCcaaacatggaaatgaaaaaccACTGCTGGCCagcacaaaaacacacttaagtacatgaccattgacactataaaaCAATGACACAATCAAGTCTATATAACAACCAGCTGACAACACAATGACAATCAAATATGCACATATCTATATTAACTTTGAACATAAACAggctaaatactccaattaaaaggcacagacggcaagttggataaagaagaaagacccaactgtatgctgtcttcaagagactcatctcgcaggaatgacacccataggctcaaaggcATGGAAAAAATCTACAAAGCAAACAGGAAACATAAAAGAGCAGGCATTGCTATTCTAATTTTAGACAAAAAAGACTTTaaacagtgattaaaaaaaaagacaaagaagtccagccacggtgactcacacctgtaatctcggcactttaggaggccaaggcagacaggtcgtttgaagccaggagctcgagaccagccaggccaacatggcaaaaccccatctctactaaaaaaaaaaatacaaaaattaggccaggcgcagtggctcatacctgtaatctcagcactttgggaggctgaggcaggcagatcacctgaggtcaggagtttgagaccagcctggccaacatggtgaaacccgtctctactgaaaatacaaaaattagccatgtgtggtggtgcacacctgtaatcccagctactcaggaggctgaagcatgagaatcacttgaaccctggaggt encodes:
- the LOC105469433 gene encoding secretoglobin family 1D member 1 encodes the protein MRLLVCLVLLTLALCCYRANAVVCQAVGSEIAGFLLAGKPVFKFQLAKFKAPLEAVAAKMEVKKCVDLMAYEKRVLITKTLGKIAEKCDR